A section of the Bradyrhizobium oligotrophicum S58 genome encodes:
- a CDS encoding (2Fe-2S)-binding protein: MPNLTINGRTMSVDAANDTPLLWVIREQLQMTGTKFGCGAGLCGACTVHVNGEAVRSCQTQVGDVANKKITTIEGLSQKGDHPLQKAWIAEQVPQCGYCQSGQIMQAASLLAKTTSPTKEEITAHMDGNLCRCMTYSRIQKAIQRAASEMRTASNSSDRRAT; encoded by the coding sequence ATGCCCAATCTCACCATCAATGGGCGGACCATGTCCGTCGACGCGGCGAACGACACGCCGCTGCTATGGGTCATCCGCGAGCAGTTGCAGATGACCGGCACCAAGTTCGGCTGCGGCGCCGGGCTGTGCGGCGCCTGTACCGTGCATGTCAACGGCGAGGCCGTGCGCTCGTGCCAGACCCAGGTCGGCGACGTCGCGAACAAGAAGATCACCACCATCGAGGGGCTGTCGCAGAAGGGCGATCATCCCCTGCAGAAGGCGTGGATCGCCGAGCAGGTGCCGCAATGCGGCTACTGCCAGTCCGGCCAGATCATGCAGGCGGCCTCGCTGCTTGCGAAGACGACGAGCCCGACCAAGGAGGAGATCACAGCGCACATGGACGGCAATCTCTGCCGCTGCATGACCTATTCGCGGATCCAGAAGGCGATCCAGCGCGCCGCGTCCGAGATGCGCACCGCGTCCAACTCGAGCGACCGGAGAGCGACATGA